A genome region from Triticum aestivum cultivar Chinese Spring chromosome 2B, IWGSC CS RefSeq v2.1, whole genome shotgun sequence includes the following:
- the LOC123044419 gene encoding transcription termination factor MTERF9, chloroplastic, with amino-acid sequence MALLQLHPPPLAALGRSVLPCRPFPSATATARRSLASVAFSLQTNVRLLKPNRRSRRSRYPYYDLDDDEEEEDEEYDEDDESEDDLSGLEYPGVLYTNNPRAPNKRAGRKTQLVKENWEGRRPKTRDKHASPGRSNSLHPRSKINRTLLNLTSMNSKVELKNESISRSLFQKLQEEYDFDDKWLPLIDYLCSFGLRESHFTYIYERHMACLQINRASAEERLEFLLSVGVKSKDLKRMLVRQPQILEYTLSNLKSHVAFLAGIGVPDARMGQIISSAPSFLSYSIEQSLKPTISYLIEEVGIEESDVGKVVQLSPQILVQRIDNAWKSRFLFLSKELGAPKDSIVKMVTKHPQLLHYSIEEGILPRINFLRSIGMRNSDILKILTSLTQVLSLSVEKNLKPKYLYLVNDLKNEAQSLTKYPMYLSLSLEQRIRPRHRFLVSLKKAPKGPFPLSSFVLTDERFCQRLAGTSLEKYHTFRQSLLLSGFEDKTGRKPLASRR; translated from the exons ATGGCGCTGCTGCAGCTGCATCCGCCGCCGCTGGCGGCGCTCGGTCGCTCCGTTCTCCCCTGCCGCCCGTTCCCCTCCGCGACCGCGACCGCCCGCCGCTCCCTCGCCTCGGTCGCCTTCTCTCTCCAGACCAACGTGCGCCTCCTCAAGCCCAACCGCCGCTCCCGGCGCTCCCGCTACCCCTACTACGACCTcgacgacgatgaagaggaagaagatgaggagtaCGACGAGGACGACGAGAGCGAG GACGATTTGTCAGGTTTGGAGTATCCTGGTGTCCTTTATACAAACAACCCGCGTGCTCCGAACAAGAGAGCAG GACGAAAAACACAACTGGTGAAAGAAAATTGGGAAGGAAGGCGGCCCAAAACTCGTGATAAACATGCTAGTCCAGGAAGGTCTAATTCCCTCCACCCCAGGAGCAAAATAAACAGAACATTGCTGAATCTTACAAGCATGAACAGTAAAGTAGAG TTGAAAAATGAAAGTATCTCTCGGAGTCTGTTTCAAAAATTGCAAGAAGAATATGACTTTGATGACAAATGGTTACCCCTTATTGATTACCTGTGCTCATTTGGACTGAGGGAATCCCATTTTACTTACATTTATGAGAGACACATGGCTTGCTTGCAAATCAACCGGGCTTCTGCAGAAGAAAGGTTGGAGTTCCTTCTAAGTGTTGGTGTTAAAAGCAAGGATCTGAAGAGGATGCTGGTCAGACAGCCGCAAATTTTGGAATACACTCTCAGCAATCTGAAGTCTCATGTTGCTtttttggctggcattggtgttccGGATGCACGTATGGGGCAAATTATTTCTTCTGCCCCTTCATTTTTATCTTACAGTATTGAGCAGTCCCTGAAGCCAACTATAAGCTATTTGATTGAGGAAGTGGGTATTGAGGAGAGCGATGTGGGGAAAGTGGTGCAGCTAAGCCCTCAGATTCTGGTGCAGCGAATTGATAATGCGTGGAAATCTCGATTTCTTTTTCTCTCAAAAGAACTAGGGGCTCCCAAAGATAGCATTGTCAAAATGGTCACAAAGCACCCACAGCTGCTTCATTACAGCATTGAGGAGGGCATCTTGCCTCGAATCAATTTCCTTAGAAGCATTGGCATGAGAAACTCTGATATTCTCAAAATATTGACAAGTCTTACTCAG GTGCTATCTTTGTCGGTGGAGAAAAATCTCAAACCAAAGTATCTTTATTTGGTCAATGACCTTAAGAATGAGGCTCAATCCCTGACGAAGTACCCCATGTACTTGAGCTTGTCTCTCGAGCAGAGAATTCGTCCCCGTCACCGTTTTCTTGTTTCATTGAAGAAAGCTCCAAAGGGCCCATTTCCTCTTAGCTCCTTTGTGCTTACAGATGAGCGTTTTTGCCAGCGGTTGGCTGGGACGAGCTTAGAGAAGTACCATACATTTAGACAGAGCTTGCTGCTGTCAGGTTTCGAAGATAAGACTGGAAGGAAACCATTGGCATCACGACGGTAG